A window of Fibrobacter sp. UWB11 contains these coding sequences:
- a CDS encoding FISUMP domain-containing protein, whose amino-acid sequence MNIKKWLMAFLTPLALIACSEVDSLVPNAPSGEPYGLSSSSDEAPASSSSVVFDGSDVVYRGMNVYTAPYGSVQIYELDSVTFDTTRRVPYSWNFSSKPLYLVTPDIDSIVIDSLSLKSPYVMLSTDYSNRRYNIVDVRDANAFAVDKKTYFESIRARYLMKSGMSFAEAKKQASKEVLESFGFYVDLFDKPEVENVQDPSYRIYMAFIEDFMKYTTEDTVVAKLEKCGNLTCGTEFLKKRFLTESLNMLKELSEILTYAESVEEQDQYAVLSVEKARRNLLFLKSFVAHLLDAGLCTAENEGKAFEILDKNIMLTCRSEGWEFSYKEMKHSMGTMTDERDGKTYKTVTYDINGKTQTWLAERLDYNASELQVPCEHRASCCGMYDVGGAFSLDTSIIETREMCFQRHLKDCPECEESDFWNECEEGLERSLDTLKYRQHMDSVMVEKGVYQGVCPNGWHIPTRGEMDSLLDYMVEWYNPTVPKKHENIDRKGLVGDYLHRTFLGNPTGFGLTLDEYDFYVVDEYNRACSAVDRYSCYGDEFPSMAESYVRCIKD is encoded by the coding sequence ATGAATATTAAAAAGTGGCTCATGGCGTTTTTGACGCCGCTTGCGTTAATCGCTTGTTCTGAAGTCGATAGCTTGGTGCCGAATGCTCCTTCGGGCGAGCCGTATGGTTTGTCATCGAGTAGCGATGAAGCTCCTGCTTCAAGTTCGAGTGTTGTGTTTGACGGCTCGGATGTAGTTTATAGGGGAATGAACGTTTATACTGCTCCATATGGGTCTGTTCAGATATATGAACTTGATTCTGTAACTTTTGATACCACGAGAAGAGTTCCTTATAGTTGGAATTTTAGTAGTAAACCTTTGTATTTGGTAACTCCTGATATCGATAGCATTGTTATTGATAGTTTATCTTTGAAAAGTCCTTATGTTATGCTTTCGACGGATTATTCCAATCGACGCTATAATATTGTTGATGTTCGGGATGCGAATGCCTTTGCCGTTGACAAGAAGACGTACTTTGAAAGTATTCGAGCTCGTTATCTGATGAAATCTGGAATGAGTTTTGCTGAAGCCAAAAAACAGGCAAGCAAGGAAGTTCTTGAGTCGTTTGGCTTTTATGTTGATTTATTTGATAAACCCGAAGTTGAAAATGTACAGGATCCTAGCTATAGAATCTATATGGCGTTTATCGAAGATTTTATGAAATACACGACCGAAGATACTGTTGTTGCGAAACTTGAAAAGTGTGGCAATCTCACTTGCGGTACGGAGTTTTTGAAGAAACGCTTTTTGACAGAATCATTGAATATGCTAAAAGAGCTTAGCGAAATCTTGACTTATGCGGAGAGTGTTGAAGAACAGGATCAATATGCCGTGCTGTCTGTTGAGAAAGCTCGTCGGAATCTTCTCTTCTTGAAATCCTTCGTAGCTCATTTGCTTGATGCGGGCTTGTGCACTGCGGAAAATGAGGGAAAAGCTTTTGAAATTCTCGACAAAAACATTATGTTGACATGTCGTTCAGAGGGATGGGAATTTTCGTATAAAGAAATGAAACATTCCATGGGAACGATGACGGATGAACGTGATGGAAAAACGTATAAGACCGTGACCTATGATATAAATGGAAAAACGCAGACTTGGCTCGCAGAACGCTTGGACTATAACGCTTCTGAATTGCAGGTGCCTTGCGAACATCGAGCGAGCTGTTGTGGCATGTACGATGTCGGTGGCGCTTTTAGCTTGGACACTTCGATAATTGAAACAAGAGAAATGTGCTTTCAGCGCCATTTGAAAGATTGCCCGGAGTGTGAAGAGTCTGATTTCTGGAATGAGTGTGAAGAAGGCCTTGAACGGAGTCTTGATACATTGAAGTATCGTCAACATATGGATTCTGTTATGGTTGAAAAGGGCGTGTATCAAGGCGTTTGCCCCAATGGCTGGCATATTCCCACGCGTGGGGAAATGGATTCTTTGCTGGATTATATGGTGGAATGGTATAATCCGACTGTTCCGAAGAAGCACGAAAATATTGACAGAAAAGGGTTGGTCGGGGATTATTTGCATCGTACTTTCTTGGGTAATCCGACTGGATTT
- a CDS encoding FISUMP domain-containing protein, which yields MNYSKFGGQIACKMAMLLAFIFAACSEEPGNSPLAHDGGYTEEQASLENINVVAYARLFETKIDENDTTKVNFVSSVPVGSVVRMSELDSVNFSTTGLVYYSQSKDTSGEFSFDSVSLKSPYVMLELSPYECGIGDEERRWIDGCVVNGTTHYMVYSLIVDLRKVKNVSINVATTIETKRLLGLIGQGMSFEDAKRQSESEILSALGIYGVPYRFDKAESQENQDEILFASYVVGFTPKTEAGLANAFAKAGSFKAIPNVKNDFVEGIVSWFDAEWIGDDVKVRLHDLMHNFMASLWELDPCSAGNEGYSTAFTYDVHRDIDFVCKNGAWSYLVHYVVPDSVGAILGEMTDSRDGSKYKTVTYNVDGGAQTWLAENLKYKSADGIYFWNDAMALPDSVALIPYEDCIEEDSYTNCDRLQAEKSNLDYERLWAITDSVKATGKNYQGICPDGWHLPDANEWKKLRAYVEGKVNVRMLDYRMDMMAIAGFGESDKKIGAKYAVKIDSTFKVLNNTDLVNSTVISIYSNGTKWTYISRKAKFKATQSEYLGENEVSVRCVKD from the coding sequence ATGAATTACTCTAAATTTGGCGGGCAGATTGCCTGCAAAATGGCGATGCTGCTTGCCTTTATATTTGCAGCGTGTTCTGAAGAACCTGGTAATTCTCCGCTTGCGCATGATGGCGGTTACACAGAAGAACAGGCTTCTCTTGAGAATATTAATGTGGTGGCGTATGCAAGGTTGTTTGAAACAAAAATTGATGAAAATGACACTACTAAGGTCAATTTTGTTAGTTCAGTTCCTGTGGGTTCTGTTGTAAGAATGTCAGAACTGGATTCTGTCAATTTTAGCACAACGGGTTTGGTTTACTATAGTCAATCTAAAGATACTTCGGGCGAGTTCAGCTTTGATAGCGTTTCACTAAAGAGCCCTTATGTTATGCTCGAATTGTCTCCTTACGAATGCGGAATAGGGGATGAGGAACGTAGATGGATAGACGGCTGTGTCGTTAATGGAACTACTCATTATATGGTGTATAGTTTGATAGTTGATTTGCGAAAGGTTAAGAATGTCAGTATCAATGTGGCGACGACTATAGAGACTAAACGACTGCTGGGCTTGATTGGCCAAGGAATGAGTTTTGAGGATGCTAAACGACAATCCGAAAGTGAAATACTCAGTGCTTTGGGAATCTATGGTGTTCCTTATCGTTTTGATAAGGCTGAGTCTCAAGAAAATCAAGATGAAATCTTATTCGCGAGTTACGTGGTCGGCTTTACACCTAAAACTGAGGCTGGTTTGGCAAATGCGTTTGCTAAAGCTGGCTCTTTTAAAGCAATACCTAATGTGAAGAACGACTTTGTCGAAGGAATTGTTAGCTGGTTTGATGCCGAATGGATTGGCGACGATGTGAAGGTTCGTCTGCATGACCTTATGCATAACTTCATGGCGAGCTTGTGGGAATTGGATCCGTGTTCTGCTGGAAATGAGGGCTATAGCACTGCGTTCACCTATGATGTACACAGAGATATTGATTTTGTTTGTAAAAATGGAGCTTGGTCCTATTTAGTCCATTATGTGGTTCCTGATAGTGTCGGTGCTATTTTGGGCGAAATGACGGATTCCCGTGATGGATCGAAATATAAGACTGTTACATATAATGTTGACGGCGGTGCGCAAACATGGCTTGCAGAAAATTTGAAGTATAAATCTGCAGATGGTATTTATTTCTGGAATGATGCAATGGCTTTGCCTGATTCTGTTGCGTTGATTCCTTATGAGGATTGTATTGAAGAAGATTCTTATACGAATTGCGATCGCCTGCAGGCGGAAAAAAGCAATCTTGATTACGAGAGACTTTGGGCTATAACGGATTCTGTCAAGGCGACTGGGAAAAACTATCAAGGTATATGTCCTGATGGATGGCATCTTCCAGATGCAAATGAATGGAAAAAGTTGCGTGCTTATGTGGAAGGAAAAGTAAATGTTCGCATGTTGGATTATAGAATGGATATGATGGCGATTGCCGGATTTGGAGAATCTGATAAAAAAATTGGAGCTAAGTATGCTGTAAAAATTGATAGCACGTTTAAAGTTTTAAATAATACTGATCTTGTGAATTCTACGGTAATCTCGATTTATAGCAATGGAACTAAATGGACTTATATAAGTCGAAAAGCGAAATTTAAAGCTACGCAATCAGAATATCTAGGTGAAAATGAAGTTTCTGTTCGTTGTGTTAAGGATTAA
- a CDS encoding TIGR02147 family protein yields MKDILEYTSYRQYIADYYADKKAKSAFTWQEFTRAAGFSSPVHLKYASEGKLNLSDAAALRVAQAMHLAGYEQDYFCEMVKFDNAKTDAEKKAAFSKMLSIADTVKAKIIGGDSFRYFESWKNPVLRELAPAMPGAKPLALARACRPEVTAAEVTEALNFLVKADLLKKDKDGNYKQTERGVTTGPMEVTPIAVREMHRQMGEFALDAIEGVAQDERHFSGLTLGITHNAYEKIVQEIAEFRKRIITIATQDDGMDEVYRLNVQFFPMTNKSINKKG; encoded by the coding sequence ATATACTAGAATACACTAGTTATCGTCAGTATATTGCGGATTACTACGCCGACAAAAAGGCCAAATCCGCGTTCACTTGGCAGGAGTTCACGCGGGCTGCGGGATTCTCTTCGCCGGTTCATTTGAAGTATGCGAGCGAAGGCAAGCTCAACCTGAGTGATGCTGCCGCACTGCGCGTGGCACAGGCCATGCATCTTGCCGGCTACGAACAAGATTACTTTTGCGAAATGGTCAAGTTTGACAACGCAAAAACGGATGCCGAGAAAAAAGCCGCTTTTAGCAAAATGCTTTCGATTGCAGATACTGTCAAGGCGAAAATCATCGGAGGTGATTCATTCCGCTATTTCGAAAGCTGGAAAAATCCGGTGCTCCGTGAACTTGCCCCAGCGATGCCCGGTGCAAAGCCGCTTGCGCTTGCCCGTGCCTGCCGCCCAGAAGTTACGGCTGCCGAAGTGACCGAAGCGCTGAATTTCCTTGTCAAGGCGGATTTGCTCAAAAAGGATAAAGACGGTAATTATAAGCAGACCGAAAGAGGCGTGACGACGGGCCCTATGGAGGTGACTCCTATTGCTGTTCGTGAAATGCATCGACAGATGGGTGAGTTTGCTTTGGATGCCATTGAAGGCGTTGCTCAAGATGAACGCCATTTCTCGGGGCTTACACTTGGTATCACGCACAATGCTTACGAAAAAATTGTTCAGGAAATCGCTGAATTTCGCAAGAGGATTATTACGATTGCGACGCAAGATGACGGTATGGATGAAGTCTACCGTTTGAATGTGCAGTTTTTCCCAATGACAAATAAAAGTATTAATAAAAAAGGTTAG